ACTAAGGGTAAGATCAATGGAATCGTTAAGAAAAGATACGGGATTCAGATCACTGAATTCGTCTAAGAGCATATGCATATTCAAGTTCAATATAAATACCTCCAAATAAGGTTGATGATCTTATTCATAGGCGGAATAGTTAAAGTTGTCTATAATCTTACATGATTAATTCTAGTTTGTCTGTTTTTTCTACAACACAATTTAAAAGAATTGTGCAAAAACGTCGAAAGATTGCTTAAATAATCTAAATTTATACACAATGATAAATTGACTTAATTGTTTTATAATTGAAAATGAAAGATGAAAGATAATCTTTCTTAAGCACTTAATCACTGTAGTGATTAATGGAAGTATAGCAAGAGTGAGAAGTGAAATCTCCCTGGTTTTTTGAGTTATTTAATAGTAAAGTGAGGTAACAATGATTTGAAAAGTGATATTGAAATTGCACAAGCAGCTGTTATGAAACCCATCCAGGATATTGCCAATAACCTTGATCTCCATGAGGATGAAGTTGAACTTTATGGCAAATATAAAGCCAAGGTTAATCTGAGTGTCTGGAACCGCTTAAAAGATAAGCCCAACGGCAAGCTCATCTTAGTCACGGCTATTAATCCAACCCCTGCCGGAGAAGGCAAAACAACAACAACCGTGGGCTTAGGCCAGGCTCTCTCAAAAATGGGCAAGAAGGCGATGATTGCTGTCCGTGAACCTTCCCTGGGTCCTTGTTTTGGAGTTAAAGGCGGGGCTGCCGGAGGCGGGTATGCTCAAGTTGTCCCTATGGAAGATATTAATCTCCATTTCACCGGAGATTTTCATGCTATCACCTCTGCCCATAGTCTTTTGGCAGCGATGTTAGACAATAGTATTCAACAAGGAAACCCCCTGAATATCGACCCTCGTCAAGTGGTATTCCGCCGTGTCGTGGACATGAACGACCGTGCGCTCCGCAAAATCGTCATGGGTTTAGGCGGCAAAATGGAAGGAGTACCCCGGGAAAGCGGTTATGATATTACTGTAGCCTCGGAAGTCATGGCTATCCTTTGCTTGGCAAGTGATTTAATGGATCTCAAAGAACGCTTTGGTAAAATTGTTGTGGCCTATACTTACGAAGGAAAACCTGTAACTGCCCACGATTTAGAAGCTGATGGGGCAATGGCTCTGCTCATGAAAGACGCCATTAAACCGAATCTTGTTCAAACTCTGGAAAATACCCCTGTATTTATCCATGGCGGACCCTTTGCCAATATTGCTCATGGCTGTAACAGTATTATGGCTACAAAACTGGGGCTGAAACTGGCGGATTATCTCGTCACTGAGGCAGGCTTTGGTGCTGACCTGGGAGCAGAAAAATTCTTTGACCTGAAATGCCGCTTTGGTGGCTTAAAGCCGGAAGCTGTCGTGATTGTGGCTACAGTTCGTGCTTTAAAAATGAACGGTGGAGTGCCTAAAGACCAGTTAGATGGAGAGAACCTGGAAGCATTAGGCCGGGGTGTAGTCAATCTTGAAAAGCATATTGAAAATATGGCCAAATTCGGGGTTCCGGCAGTTGTCGCCATCAACCGGTTCCCATCAGATACAGAAGCTGAACTGAATTTAGTGCGGGAGAGATGTCAGGGGTTAGGCGCAGAAGTTGCCCTTTCCGAAGTGTTTATGAAAGGCGGAGAAGGCGGCATAGAGCTTGCAGAAACAGTGCTTTCTGTTCTGGAAAACAAAGAATCCAACTTCAAAGTTCTCTATGAATTAGAGTTATCCATTCAAGAAAAAATCGAAAAAATAGCTAAAGATATCTATGGCGCAGATGGAGTAATCTTCGATAAAGCCGCACAAGCTTCCATTAAGAAATACGAAGAGATAGGGTATGGCAATTTGCCCATCTGCATGGCCAAGACCCAGTACTCTCTTACCGACGACGCCACTCGCTTAGGACGGCCCACGGATTTCACGATTACAGTACGGGAACTTCGGCTTTCTGCCGGCGCCGGCTTCCTCGTTGCAGTCACAGGGGCAATCATGACTATGCCCGGCTTGCCAAAACGTCCGGCAGCGACAAGAATGGACATTGATGCCGACGGCGTCATTACGGGATTGTTCTAAAAACGTCCTCAAGAACTGAATACTTCCTCGCCGAAAGGCGAATTTGCGGTGGCTCCATCTTTTAGGTGGAGCCACTTTTATTGTCTTAAGAAGAATATTTAAAGTAGAAATTACTAAGACCAATGGGAGTTTCTTTGTGAAGTAGTATCTAAATCAGCACAATTAATTACGGAACATATGAATATGATCACGCAAGATATCCAGCTGGTTATGGCAGGATCACTTACCAGATGCAATCGTTTCTTCAATTATGGAAGTTGCAAACATTCCTAAGGAAATAGCAGGCATTCTTGAAAGTGTGGTGGCCGGGACAGAGGAACAGAGTGCGTCTATGGAGGAAATCCGCAGGTCTGCTAATTCCCTGGCTCAAATTGCCACGGACTTTCAGGGCAGCGTAAAGATGTTTACACTCTAGTTAGAGGAGGAGCTTTGCAAGGGCTCTGGGAAATAGTGAGCTGTGTTATAAGGTGATTTAAAAACCGGCGGTTTTGAGTTTGGCTAAGCTAGATTAGCCGCTCTCAAAACCGCCGGTTTTTTAAACTGAGGACTGTGAGGTAATGTTTTGGAAACCAATCCTACCTCTTATAACCCCTCATTATTCTTCTATGGAACAGGAATTGATAAAAATTAGGCGAATTATAACGAAAATGCCTTACAATGATTAACAAGACGGAAGTGGATAGCGAGATGGGTACTATCCCTTGATGATTTTAGGAGATAGTACTTTTTTGTGTAACTTTTTAAGCGATAAACAGTCTATAATTGCGAAAGAGGTTTACCGGTAAGCTGTGAAAGGAAAGATTCATGTTGGATGCTGAATTTTCTGCTTTATATAAGAAATACAAAAACCCCATATTCGCTTATATATTTTATCTTGCCGGAGATAGGCCGGCAGCTGAGGAAATATGCCAGGATGTTTTCTTGAAGGTATACCTAAATATTGCGAAATTTGAGAACAGGTCTAGTTTTAAGACTTGGATTTACAAAATAGCCAGGAATGCATATCTTGACTACGCCCAAGCGCAAAAGAGGAAAGTGACAATTGATAATATAGAATTTTTTGTTAAGGAATTAGAAGATAGGGGTATGAGTCCGGAAGAACATGCAATTAATATGGCAACCAAAGAGCTTATTGAAAACACCTTAAATAAGCTCAGTCAAAAATATCGGATGCTTTTAATCCTTCGGGACATTCAGAATCTATCCTATAAAGAAATAAGCGATATTGCAGAGATGGAGTTAAACTCTGTTAAAGTCGGTATTTTTAGAGCGAGAAGAGAGTTTCAGAAAATTTATGAAGAAATGGAGG
This Desulfosporosinus orientis DSM 765 DNA region includes the following protein-coding sequences:
- a CDS encoding formate--tetrahydrofolate ligase is translated as MKSDIEIAQAAVMKPIQDIANNLDLHEDEVELYGKYKAKVNLSVWNRLKDKPNGKLILVTAINPTPAGEGKTTTTVGLGQALSKMGKKAMIAVREPSLGPCFGVKGGAAGGGYAQVVPMEDINLHFTGDFHAITSAHSLLAAMLDNSIQQGNPLNIDPRQVVFRRVVDMNDRALRKIVMGLGGKMEGVPRESGYDITVASEVMAILCLASDLMDLKERFGKIVVAYTYEGKPVTAHDLEADGAMALLMKDAIKPNLVQTLENTPVFIHGGPFANIAHGCNSIMATKLGLKLADYLVTEAGFGADLGAEKFFDLKCRFGGLKPEAVVIVATVRALKMNGGVPKDQLDGENLEALGRGVVNLEKHIENMAKFGVPAVVAINRFPSDTEAELNLVRERCQGLGAEVALSEVFMKGGEGGIELAETVLSVLENKESNFKVLYELELSIQEKIEKIAKDIYGADGVIFDKAAQASIKKYEEIGYGNLPICMAKTQYSLTDDATRLGRPTDFTITVRELRLSAGAGFLVAVTGAIMTMPGLPKRPAATRMDIDADGVITGLF
- a CDS encoding RNA polymerase sigma factor, encoding MLDAEFSALYKKYKNPIFAYIFYLAGDRPAAEEICQDVFLKVYLNIAKFENRSSFKTWIYKIARNAYLDYAQAQKRKVTIDNIEFFVKELEDRGMSPEEHAINMATKELIENTLNKLSQKYRMLLILRDIQNLSYKEISDIAEMELNSVKVGIFRARREFQKIYEEMEEL